The genomic segment TGGTAAGGCAGAGGTCTGCAAAACCTTTATTCGCGGGTTCGAATCCCGCCGTCGCCTCCACCTTTCCCTCCTGTTTCAGCTCCAGGCGAGAATGTTTTTCCCGTTCATCGGCCTCGAGGCCCCCGACGCCAGAAATGCGATCATCTCCGCGATCTCTTCGGGCATCATCTCGGCCTCGGCGCCCGGTGCGGCCTTCTCCAGCATTTCCGTGCGTACCGATCCCGGGCTGATGCAGTTCACGCGGATGCCGGTTTCCTTCAACTCGCCGGCGAGCGCCTCGGTGAACATGATCAGAGCCGCCTTCGACGACGCATAGGAGACGAAACCGGGAAACTTGTCGGGACCACTGACGCCGCTGATCGAACCGACGTTCACGATCGCGCCGCGCCCTGTGTGCTTCATGATCGGAATCGCGTGCCGGCACGTGAGAAACGCCGACCGGATGTTTGCCGCGAATGTCGCGTCCCACGACGCGGGCGACGTCTCCGTCAGGCGTGCGGGATCGACATGGCCGGCATTGTTCACCAGAATCGACACTCTTCCGAAGGACTCGTTGCACTCTCTGAAGAGTCGTGCGATGTCGTCTTCGACCGTGACGTCACCCCTGACGACGAGCATCCGCTCGGGGAACTCGGACGCGACCTCCCGGAGCTCTTTTTC from the Acidobacteriota bacterium genome contains:
- a CDS encoding SDR family oxidoreductase; this encodes MRFQDEIAIVTGASSGIGAATARLFAREGARVAIFARREKELREVASEFPERMLVVRGDVTVEDDIARLFRECNESFGRVSILVNNAGHVDPARLTETSPASWDATFAANIRSAFLTCRHAIPIMKHTGRGAIVNVGSISGVSGPDKFPGFVSYASSKAALIMFTEALAGELKETGIRVNCISPGSVRTEMLEKAAPGAEAEMMPEEIAEMIAFLASGASRPMNGKNILAWS